One genomic window of Haliotis asinina isolate JCU_RB_2024 chromosome 4, JCU_Hal_asi_v2, whole genome shotgun sequence includes the following:
- the LOC137282028 gene encoding uncharacterized protein: MDPVQVAIKLRGLLLAHDNAVKEILTLDMQVYKLMQKMTANSSNKCIIRGEQLIQRRWVLEGVKEMFTIYRQIKWQEVQACVNAITKDASGESDTEADWNAETSFNDDDASFTELQVDSSYSEDDEDQEDFYSNDSSYDMMTLSRALSVDDCALHRHA; the protein is encoded by the exons ATGGATCCAGTTCAAGTTGCCATCAAGCTGAGAGGTCTCCTTCTTGCCCATGACAATGCAGTAAAAGAGATCTTGACCTTAG acatgcaggtgtacaagctgatgcaaaagaTGACGGCCAACTCCTCCAACAAGTGTATAATTCGAGGTGAACAGCTGATCCAGAGACGATGGGTGTTGGAAGGTGTCAAGGAGATGTTtaccatctacagacaaatcaaGTGGCAAGAGGTACAGGCCTGCGTGAATGCCATCACCAAAGATGCTTCTGGAGAAAGTGATACAGAGGCGGATTGGAATGCTGAAACTTCCTTCAATGACGATGATGCTTCTTTCACCGAACTCCAGGTCGACAGCTCATACAGTGAGGACGACGAGGACCAGGAAGACTTCTACAGCAACGACAGCAGCTACGATATGATGACTCTCAGTCGAGCTTTGTCTGTAGACGACTGTGCTCTTCATAGACACGCTTAA